One part of the Thermodesulfobacteriota bacterium genome encodes these proteins:
- a CDS encoding DUF533 domain-containing protein: MFNPEKLLGGLLRSGMKRGGLGSLVSSGAALGLLGVAMEAVEHYMNRPAGTAGSGMIPPAPSSAGAGVAGTVPPPPPGQPASAPPPPPPGGPPVPPPAAADSGSDQAVLLIRAMIAAANADGVIDAPERTAILDRLKSVQLSPEEHQFIMQELLEPRPMREIAAAAATPELASQVYLASLLAITVDTDEELDYLQGLARALRLDKETLAALHEQAGVNVFF, encoded by the coding sequence ATGTTCAATCCTGAAAAACTCCTGGGTGGACTGCTGCGCAGCGGCATGAAGCGCGGCGGTCTGGGGTCCCTGGTCTCCAGCGGCGCGGCCCTGGGGCTGCTGGGCGTGGCCATGGAAGCCGTGGAACATTATATGAACCGACCGGCCGGGACGGCCGGTAGTGGCATGATACCGCCGGCACCATCGTCAGCCGGAGCGGGTGTAGCGGGAACTGTACCTCCGCCCCCTCCCGGCCAGCCGGCGTCGGCGCCTCCCCCTCCCCCGCCGGGCGGACCGCCCGTCCCGCCCCCGGCTGCCGCCGACTCCGGTTCCGACCAGGCTGTTCTGCTGATCCGGGCCATGATCGCCGCGGCCAATGCCGACGGCGTCATCGACGCCCCGGAACGAACCGCCATCCTGGACCGGCTCAAGAGCGTCCAGTTGAGCCCGGAAGAGCATCAGTTCATCATGCAGGAACTGCTGGAGCCCAGACCCATGCGGGAGATCGCGGCGGCCGCCGCAACGCCTGAACTGGCGAGTCAGGTGTACCTGGCTTCCCTGCTGGCTATCACGGTGGATACGGATGAGGAACTGGACTACCTGCAGGGCCTGGCCAGAGCGCTTCGTTTGGACAAGGAAACCCTGGCCGCCCTCCATGAACAGGCCGGCGTCAATGTATTCTTTTAA
- the argC gene encoding N-acetyl-gamma-glutamyl-phosphate reductase: MIRAVVVGATGYTGAELIRLLVRHPDVEVTMVTSRQYIGQPVADIYPSFAGDVDAVCREFSADEVAENADVVFTALPHELPMTIAPGLLDRGCRVIDLSADFRFSDPGVYETVYRQHTAPDYCRQSVYGLCEIYQEKIREARLVGNPGCYPTSILLPLIPLIRREVLGGTAIIADSKSGVSGAGRSPSLGVHICEVSESFKAYKVNGHRHAPEIRSVLSAEAGGPVGLTFVPHLVPMIRGMLSTVYADLAGDLTAGDVRDILGDCYRGRKFVRICPEGRFPETRFVRGSNYCDIGVAVDAPTRRLILVSAIDNLVKGASGQAVQNMNIMFGLPEDRGLDMIPFPV; encoded by the coding sequence ATGATCAGAGCGGTGGTGGTGGGCGCGACCGGGTATACCGGGGCGGAACTGATCCGGCTGCTGGTCCGGCATCCGGACGTGGAAGTCACCATGGTAACGTCCCGGCAGTATATCGGTCAGCCGGTGGCGGATATCTATCCGTCTTTTGCCGGCGACGTGGATGCCGTTTGCCGGGAATTTTCAGCGGATGAAGTGGCGGAAAACGCGGATGTCGTATTTACGGCCCTGCCGCACGAACTTCCCATGACGATCGCTCCCGGGCTCCTGGACCGGGGCTGCCGGGTGATCGACCTGTCGGCGGACTTCCGGTTTTCCGATCCCGGGGTCTATGAAACGGTTTACCGCCAGCACACGGCCCCGGATTATTGCCGGCAGAGCGTTTACGGGTTGTGCGAGATCTATCAGGAGAAAATAAGGGAGGCTCGGCTGGTGGGCAATCCCGGCTGCTATCCGACCAGTATCCTGCTCCCGCTGATTCCCCTGATCCGGCGGGAAGTGCTCGGCGGCACCGCCATAATTGCCGATTCCAAGTCCGGCGTCAGCGGCGCCGGCCGGTCGCCGTCACTGGGCGTGCATATCTGTGAGGTCAGCGAGTCATTCAAGGCCTATAAGGTGAACGGTCACCGCCACGCCCCGGAGATAAGAAGCGTGTTGAGCGCCGAGGCCGGCGGCCCCGTGGGGCTGACCTTCGTGCCCCATCTGGTGCCGATGATCAGGGGAATGCTGTCGACCGTATATGCCGATCTGGCCGGAGACCTGACCGCCGGGGATGTGCGGGATATCCTGGGCGACTGTTACCGCGGTCGGAAATTTGTCCGGATCTGTCCGGAAGGCCGGTTCCCGGAAACGCGGTTCGTGCGGGGCAGCAACTACTGCGATATCGGCGTGGCCGTGGACGCCCCCACCCGGCGACTGATCCTGGTTTCCGCCATCGATAATCTGGTTAAGGGCGCTTCCGGGCAGGCGGTGCAGAACATGAATATCATGTTCGGCCTTCCTGAAGACCGCGGTCTGGATATGATTCCTTTTCCGGTCTGA
- a CDS encoding MarR family transcriptional regulator codes for MADNLGKTIDQLWFRVQLFIETTGEQERFGQLTEREFILLDYLDKKKEASFSELSAFFKKVSRSTMSGILKRFHQKKLVSRREDPRDLRSNVFSVTAKGRRMLEPVRQRQAEISHVIADSLQLTPEGTRTLTEAIMRVNRTFDQWMALSGVSETGESDKDGGLRN; via the coding sequence ATGGCCGACAACTTGGGAAAAACAATTGATCAACTTTGGTTCCGGGTTCAGCTGTTCATTGAAACCACAGGGGAGCAGGAACGGTTCGGGCAGTTGACCGAAAGAGAATTTATCCTGTTGGACTACCTGGATAAGAAAAAGGAAGCCAGCTTTTCCGAGTTGTCCGCTTTTTTCAAGAAAGTCAGCCGCAGCACCATGTCCGGCATCCTGAAAAGATTTCACCAGAAAAAACTGGTTTCCCGCCGGGAAGACCCCCGAGACCTGCGCTCCAATGTCTTTTCCGTGACAGCCAAAGGCCGGCGGATGCTGGAGCCGGTCCGGCAGAGGCAGGCGGAAATCTCACATGTCATCGCGGACTCACTGCAACTGACGCCCGAGGGAACCCGGACGCTGACCGAAGCGATCATGCGGGTGAACCGGACCTTTGATCAATGGATGGCGCTGTCGGGGGTTTCGGAAACCGGGGAATCGGATAAGGACGGTGGGTTGCGGAATTAA
- a CDS encoding mannose-1-phosphate guanylyltransferase/mannose-6-phosphate isomerase — protein sequence MLFPVILAGGSGTRLWPLSRQFYPKQLMPLTGSDTMIQATVRRLAGVPDMGRPIVLCNEIHRFMVAEQMRKIEAAPDRIILEPFGRNTAPAVAVAALAALERDGDPTLLVMPSDHYIEDGRFADGYSFSEALTVGRFFADLGALIAFGVVPAAPETGYGYIRKGSPPEISGGVPLEFAKAARIDAFVEKPDRQTAEDYLRTGRYFWNSGMFMFKAAAMLSELERFAPDIVHHCREAVVKGRVDLDFFRLDEKMFEACPSDSIDYAVMEKTDRGVMVPLAARWNDLGSWEALWGVGDKDGDRNVIEGDVVTRDVTNCYLRSTSRMLAAVGIDNHIIVETADAVLISPRDRAQDVKAIVDQLKQGSRREALNHKTGYRPWGTCEQLVISGRFHVNRLTVRRGEKLSLQRHRHRAEHWVVLSGRALVRKGDQVLELTANASVDIPPGVVHRLENIGDGVLDVIEVQTGEVLGETDIERLEDVYGRSMS from the coding sequence ATGCTGTTCCCCGTTATTCTTGCCGGGGGATCCGGCACGCGGCTCTGGCCGCTTTCCCGGCAGTTTTATCCCAAGCAACTGATGCCCCTGACCGGTTCGGATACCATGATCCAGGCGACCGTGCGGCGCCTGGCCGGCGTTCCGGACATGGGCCGTCCCATTGTCCTGTGTAACGAAATTCATCGCTTCATGGTGGCCGAACAGATGCGCAAGATCGAGGCCGCTCCGGACCGGATCATCCTGGAGCCATTCGGCCGGAATACCGCTCCGGCGGTGGCGGTGGCAGCCCTGGCGGCCCTGGAACGGGACGGTGATCCAACCCTGCTGGTCATGCCTTCCGATCATTACATAGAGGACGGTCGTTTTGCCGACGGATATTCCTTTTCCGAGGCGTTGACCGTCGGTCGCTTTTTCGCCGACCTGGGCGCCCTGATCGCCTTCGGCGTGGTTCCGGCTGCCCCGGAAACGGGTTACGGGTACATACGGAAAGGCAGCCCTCCGGAGATTTCCGGTGGGGTGCCGCTGGAATTTGCCAAGGCAGCCCGGATCGACGCCTTTGTCGAGAAACCGGACAGACAGACGGCCGAAGACTATCTCCGGACCGGCCGGTATTTCTGGAACAGCGGTATGTTCATGTTCAAGGCCGCGGCGATGCTGTCGGAACTGGAAAGATTCGCGCCTGATATCGTGCATCATTGCCGGGAAGCGGTCGTCAAAGGACGAGTCGACCTGGATTTCTTCCGGCTGGATGAGAAAATGTTTGAAGCCTGCCCCTCTGACTCCATTGACTACGCCGTCATGGAAAAAACGGACCGGGGCGTGATGGTACCGCTGGCCGCCCGCTGGAACGATCTCGGTTCCTGGGAAGCCCTGTGGGGCGTAGGCGACAAGGATGGGGATCGGAACGTGATCGAGGGGGACGTGGTCACCCGGGACGTCACCAACTGCTACCTGAGGTCCACCTCCCGGATGCTGGCGGCGGTCGGCATCGACAACCATATTATCGTGGAGACCGCCGACGCCGTCCTGATTTCGCCCCGCGACCGGGCCCAGGACGTAAAGGCCATCGTCGACCAGCTAAAGCAGGGCAGCCGGCGGGAGGCCCTGAACCACAAGACCGGGTACCGGCCCTGGGGTACCTGCGAGCAGTTGGTGATCTCCGGGCGGTTTCACGTCAACCGGCTGACAGTCAGGCGCGGGGAGAAGCTGTCACTGCAGCGGCATCGCCACCGGGCCGAGCACTGGGTGGTGCTGTCCGGCCGGGCCCTGGTCCGCAAGGGCGATCAGGTTCTTGAATTGACGGCCAACGCCTCGGTGGACATCCCCCCGGGTGTTGTGCACCGGCTGGAAAACATCGGCGACGGCGTTCTGGACGTGATCGAAGTTCAGACCGGTGAGGTCCTGGGCGAGACGGACATCGAACGGCTTGAGGATGTCTACGGCAGGTCAATGTCATGA
- the cysQ gene encoding 3'(2'),5'-bisphosphate nucleotidase CysQ — MDDDFQLLLVSLRAGAEAGQAILDVYHSDFAVEQKEDKTPLTLADRRAHEIITAHLAPTGIPILSEEGRNIPFPERRQWKRLWMVDPLDGTKEFVKRNGEFTVNIALIDNDAPVMGVVLVPVKSLLYFGARGLGAYVIEDQSVIDDVGTGNIRSVEEVLARATSLPRALPPRSTLKIVGSRSHLTDEVRDFVEKMREAHGEVEFTSAGSSLKICLVAAGEADIYPRLGPTMEWDIAAGQAVAENAGARFYCHETGQPMVYNRENMTNPWFIVERAGFSR; from the coding sequence ATGGACGATGATTTTCAGTTGCTATTAGTGTCTCTTCGGGCCGGTGCCGAAGCCGGCCAGGCGATTCTGGACGTGTATCATTCGGATTTCGCCGTAGAGCAGAAGGAGGACAAAACTCCCCTGACCCTGGCCGACCGGCGGGCCCATGAGATCATCACCGCGCATCTGGCGCCTACGGGCATTCCGATTCTAAGTGAAGAAGGCCGGAACATCCCTTTTCCCGAGAGACGCCAATGGAAACGGTTGTGGATGGTCGATCCCCTGGACGGCACCAAGGAGTTCGTCAAGCGCAACGGGGAGTTCACCGTCAATATCGCCCTGATCGACAACGACGCCCCGGTCATGGGCGTTGTGCTGGTGCCCGTCAAGTCCCTGCTCTATTTCGGCGCCAGGGGGCTGGGCGCTTATGTGATTGAGGACCAGAGCGTCATTGACGACGTCGGCACGGGGAATATCCGGTCCGTCGAGGAGGTCCTGGCCCGGGCGACATCTCTGCCCAGAGCGCTCCCCCCGCGGAGCACGCTCAAGATTGTCGGCAGCCGTTCCCACCTGACCGATGAGGTCAGGGACTTTGTGGAAAAGATGCGGGAGGCGCACGGCGAGGTGGAGTTCACCAGCGCCGGCAGTTCCCTGAAAATCTGCCTGGTGGCGGCCGGCGAGGCGGATATTTATCCCCGGCTGGGGCCGACCATGGAATGGGATATCGCGGCGGGACAGGCCGTGGCCGAGAACGCCGGGGCCCGTTTTTACTGTCATGAAACCGGGCAGCCCATGGTTTATAACAGGGAGAATATGACCAATCCCTGGTTTATCGTTGAAAGGGCGGGTTTTTCGCGCTGA
- the ispG gene encoding flavodoxin-dependent (E)-4-hydroxy-3-methylbut-2-enyl-diphosphate synthase translates to MTAFNIKRRKTRRIHVGPVPVGGGAPIAVQSMTNTDTSDVAATVAQIDRLQEAGCEIVRVAVPDMDAAEAIAAIKKQIRIPLIADVHFNWRLAVAALEAGADGLRINPGNIGGRDKTCKVIARAKEKGVPIRIGVNAGSVEKDLLKKHGGPTAAAMAESVFRNIAIFEAAGFDNIKISVKASDVHRTVACYRLVAEQCDYPLHVGVTEAGGLVPGLVKSSVGIGLLLADGIGDTIRVSLTRDPVEEVRAGFEILKALDIRRVGPEIISCPTCGRCRIDLFSIAEAVERSLMKMRAPFTVAVMGCAVNGPGEAKGADVGIAGGDGAGVLFKKGRIVKTMPEDKLVEALLKEAQRLEKQWRRKSDKKE, encoded by the coding sequence ATGACGGCTTTTAACATCAAAAGGAGGAAAACGCGGCGGATTCATGTCGGCCCGGTACCCGTGGGCGGCGGCGCGCCCATCGCCGTTCAGTCCATGACCAATACCGACACGTCCGACGTGGCGGCAACGGTGGCCCAGATCGACCGTTTGCAGGAAGCCGGCTGTGAGATCGTCCGGGTGGCGGTGCCGGACATGGACGCGGCCGAAGCCATTGCCGCTATTAAAAAACAGATCCGGATCCCGTTGATTGCCGATGTCCATTTCAACTGGCGCCTGGCCGTGGCCGCGCTGGAAGCCGGCGCCGACGGCCTGCGCATCAACCCCGGCAACATCGGCGGTCGGGACAAGACATGCAAAGTGATCGCCCGGGCAAAAGAAAAGGGTGTGCCCATCCGCATCGGCGTGAATGCCGGATCCGTGGAAAAGGACCTGTTAAAGAAACATGGCGGCCCGACGGCCGCGGCCATGGCCGAGAGTGTTTTTCGCAATATCGCCATTTTCGAAGCAGCCGGCTTTGACAATATCAAAATATCGGTCAAGGCCTCGGACGTACACCGCACGGTGGCCTGTTACCGGCTGGTGGCCGAACAGTGTGACTATCCGCTTCACGTCGGGGTGACCGAGGCCGGCGGGCTGGTACCCGGACTGGTCAAGTCGTCCGTGGGCATCGGCCTGCTGCTGGCCGACGGTATCGGCGATACCATCCGCGTTTCCCTGACCCGGGATCCGGTGGAGGAGGTGCGGGCCGGTTTTGAAATTTTAAAAGCTCTGGACATCCGCCGGGTCGGGCCGGAAATCATCTCCTGCCCCACCTGCGGCCGGTGCCGGATCGACCTGTTTTCCATCGCCGAAGCGGTGGAGCGGAGTCTGATGAAGATGCGGGCGCCCTTTACCGTGGCGGTGATGGGCTGTGCCGTCAACGGTCCCGGGGAAGCCAAAGGCGCGGATGTGGGCATTGCCGGCGGAGACGGCGCGGGTGTGTTGTTTAAAAAGGGACGGATCGTAAAGACCATGCCCGAAGATAAACTGGTGGAGGCGCTGCTGAAGGAAGCCCAGCGGCTGGAAAAACAGTGGCGCAGGAAGAGCGACAAAAAGGAGTAA
- a CDS encoding bifunctional 5,10-methylenetetrahydrofolate dehydrogenase/5,10-methenyltetrahydrofolate cyclohydrolase: MAEILKAKPVVEAIKAELTEKVAQLKGRGISPKLGIIRVGARPDDLFYEGGAKKTCAGIGMECEVFEYPETIGQEDLEKAVTGVGAKKDVHGILMFFPLPKHLDARKIRELIPVEKDVDCLTTGGAAKIFTDDPTGFPPCTPTACMEMLHFYNVPIKGKKCTVVGRSLVVGKPLAMLLLREHGTVTICHSRTENLAGVCQDAEILIAAVGKAKMVKGNFVKPGQIVIDVGINPDPDNPGKYCGDVDFAEAEPIVARISPVPAGVGSVTTSVLCKQTLKACEQQTA, from the coding sequence ATGGCGGAAATTCTGAAAGCGAAACCCGTGGTAGAAGCGATCAAAGCGGAACTGACGGAAAAGGTCGCTCAACTCAAAGGCCGCGGTATCTCTCCCAAGCTGGGCATCATCCGCGTCGGCGCCCGGCCGGACGACCTGTTCTATGAGGGCGGCGCCAAGAAAACCTGCGCCGGCATCGGCATGGAATGCGAAGTGTTCGAATATCCGGAAACCATCGGACAGGAAGACCTGGAAAAAGCCGTGACCGGCGTCGGCGCCAAAAAGGACGTGCACGGCATCCTCATGTTCTTCCCCCTGCCCAAGCATTTGGACGCCCGGAAAATCCGGGAACTGATCCCGGTGGAAAAAGACGTCGACTGCCTGACCACCGGCGGCGCCGCCAAGATCTTCACCGACGACCCCACCGGCTTTCCCCCCTGCACACCGACGGCCTGCATGGAGATGCTGCATTTCTACAACGTCCCCATCAAAGGCAAGAAGTGCACCGTGGTGGGCCGGTCCCTGGTCGTGGGCAAGCCCTTGGCCATGCTGCTGCTGCGTGAGCACGGCACGGTCACCATCTGCCATTCCCGGACCGAGAACCTGGCCGGCGTGTGCCAGGATGCCGAGATCCTGATCGCGGCCGTGGGCAAGGCCAAGATGGTCAAGGGCAATTTTGTCAAACCGGGCCAGATCGTCATCGACGTGGGCATCAACCCGGACCCGGACAACCCCGGCAAGTACTGCGGCGACGTGGATTTCGCGGAAGCCGAACCGATCGTAGCCAGAATCTCGCCGGTACCCGCCGGCGTGGGTTCGGTCACCACCTCGGTACTGTGCAAGCAGACCCTCAAAGCCTGCGAACAGCAAACAGCCTGA
- a CDS encoding cyclodeaminase/cyclohydrolase family protein, protein MSMMDYSCKQFLTELASKAAVPGGGGAAALGGAIGMCLSNMVGNLTVGKKKYAEVEDEVKKLMDRGTEIIEKLKELVDKDAEVFEPLSKAYGLPKDTPEQAKQKEITIENCSKVACSVPMEIMRYAYEGIKIHQRMGQIGSMLALSDVGCGVTFLKSALVAGSLNVIINLNTIKDPDFKGKTQTEMDQLINDGSKLADETLNLVITKLKK, encoded by the coding sequence ATGTCAATGATGGATTATTCATGCAAGCAGTTTCTGACTGAACTCGCCTCCAAGGCCGCCGTCCCGGGCGGGGGCGGAGCCGCGGCCCTGGGCGGTGCCATCGGCATGTGCCTGAGCAACATGGTCGGCAACCTGACCGTGGGCAAGAAGAAATATGCCGAGGTCGAGGATGAGGTCAAGAAGCTCATGGATCGCGGTACCGAGATTATCGAAAAACTCAAGGAACTGGTGGACAAGGACGCCGAGGTGTTCGAGCCCCTTTCCAAAGCCTACGGACTGCCCAAGGACACCCCGGAACAGGCCAAGCAGAAGGAAATCACCATCGAGAACTGCAGCAAGGTAGCCTGCTCGGTGCCCATGGAGATCATGCGCTATGCCTATGAAGGCATCAAAATCCATCAGCGCATGGGCCAGATCGGATCCATGCTGGCCCTGTCGGACGTGGGTTGCGGCGTGACCTTTTTAAAGAGCGCCCTGGTCGCCGGAAGCCTTAATGTAATCATTAACCTTAATACAATCAAAGATCCGGATTTTAAGGGAAAAACGCAGACGGAAATGGACCAGCTGATTAACGACGGGTCCAAGCTGGCGGATGAAACCCTCAACCTGGTGATTACCAAACTGAAGAAATAA
- a CDS encoding TIGR00266 family protein yields MTQWFLSYDGNQIGPMDQAQAAAQARKNSNGFAWREGFAQWQPIASVGELTSPQAAQAAMPPPVGASRRSDEIDFKIMGAEMQFVEIELDPGESALAEAGAMMYKDSRVEMQTVFGDGSGTGGGGFMDKLLGAGKRLITGESLFMTVFTNNGQGKAHAAFGAPYPGNIIPVHLKEIGGVLICQKDSFLCAAKGVAIGIFFQKKILTGLFGGEGFIMQKLEGDGLVFMHAGGTVVDRTLKAGETLHVDTGCIVALEPGVQFDIQQAGNIKSALFGGEGLFFATLQGPGRVWLQSLPFSRLAGRMLQAAPQRGGSTGEGSVLGGLGTLLGGDR; encoded by the coding sequence ATGACCCAGTGGTTTTTGAGCTATGACGGTAACCAGATCGGCCCCATGGACCAGGCCCAGGCCGCGGCCCAGGCCCGCAAAAATTCAAACGGCTTTGCCTGGCGGGAAGGCTTTGCCCAGTGGCAGCCCATCGCCAGCGTCGGCGAACTGACCTCGCCCCAGGCGGCCCAGGCGGCCATGCCGCCGCCGGTAGGCGCCTCGCGGCGCTCCGATGAAATCGATTTTAAAATCATGGGCGCCGAGATGCAATTCGTCGAGATCGAGCTCGATCCCGGCGAAAGCGCCCTGGCCGAGGCCGGCGCCATGATGTACAAGGACAGCCGGGTGGAAATGCAGACCGTTTTCGGTGACGGCTCGGGCACGGGAGGCGGCGGCTTCATGGACAAGCTGCTGGGCGCCGGCAAGCGCCTGATCACCGGTGAGAGTCTGTTTATGACCGTCTTTACCAACAATGGCCAGGGCAAGGCCCACGCGGCCTTTGGCGCGCCCTACCCGGGCAATATCATTCCGGTGCATTTAAAAGAGATCGGCGGCGTTCTCATCTGCCAGAAGGACAGTTTCCTGTGCGCGGCCAAAGGTGTGGCCATCGGCATTTTTTTCCAGAAAAAAATCCTCACCGGCCTGTTCGGCGGCGAAGGCTTCATCATGCAGAAGCTGGAGGGCGACGGGCTGGTCTTCATGCACGCCGGCGGCACGGTGGTGGACCGGACCCTGAAGGCCGGGGAAACGCTGCACGTGGATACCGGCTGCATCGTGGCCCTGGAGCCCGGCGTGCAGTTCGACATCCAGCAGGCCGGCAACATCAAATCAGCCCTGTTTGGCGGTGAAGGACTTTTCTTCGCCACCCTGCAGGGACCCGGCCGGGTATGGCTCCAGTCCCTGCCCTTTTCGCGCCTGGCCGGCCGCATGCTCCAGGCGGCCCCCCAGCGCGGCGGCAGCACCGGCGAGGGATCCGTCCTGGGAGGATTGGGTACCCTTCTGGGCGGCGACAGATAA